The Streptomyces sp. HUAS MG91 sequence ACGCCTCACGGTCCCGTACGTACACGGGGGCGGCCGCGGTGATCGCCCGGGTATGTGCGGAGCCTCGGGACAGTCGCCAGCGCACGGTGCCGGTGACTCGGGTGGCGCAGGAGGTGATGAACTCCTGGCAAGCGGTGCGTAGTTCGCCGAACCAGCGGCCTTCCAGGGCCTCGCGCACCCAGACTTGTTCGAGGTGCATCTTTTCCCGGACGGTCTCGGCGGCGAGCGTCGCCGTCTCCAGGTGGCGGTACGTCCTCAGGAGGAGTGCGGCGGCGGGCATCTCCCGCAGTTCGAGGACCTTGTGGCCGCCGGGCAGGTGTTCAAGGCCGCTGTAACGGCCGATGCCGTGGGCGCCCGCCCGGAGGTTGAGCGCCTCGATCAGTTCGGGCAGCGGCAGCGGGCGGCCGTCCAGGGCCGTGGGCACACCGCGCGCGAAGGCGATCTCCACGGTCTCGTCGGCGGGCGGCTCGGCCGGGCGGGCCGTCCAGGTGTACAGGTGCTCGGGGACCGTGTGGTCCTCCGGGTCGTCGAGAACGCCCGACTCGAACTCGCGGCACCACAGGTTCGCGTCGACACTCGCGACCCGCTTGCCCAGGTGCGGCAGCCCGATCTCCTCCAGCTCGCGCGCCTTCTGTTCGCGGTCGACCGGGTCGAGGTCGTACGGGCTGCCGTACGGCACGGCGCAGCCGAGCAGGTCGAGGGCGCCGTTGAGGCGGCGCAGCGTGTTCTGGGACGGGTTCGCCGTGTGGACGACCGCCGCCGCGTCCAGCTCCGTGGCCAGGTCCAGGGCGAGGCGGGCGATCAGCGGGCGGCTCAGGGACGAGCTGACCGGATGGGTGTCCAGGTAGACGGCCTGCGCGGCGATCGCCGGGCGGACGAAGGAGTCGGCGAAGGTGTGCCGGGCGTCCACGAGGTGCAGCCGCACCCCGAGGTGGTCGGTGGTGTGCCGCAGCTCGTCGGCGTCCTCGCCCGCGCCCAGGTCGGCACTGAAGGCGTGCACGTCCGTGAAGCCGGCGCGGGCCAGCCGGTGCAGCAGATAGGTGCTGTCCAGGCCGCCGCTGAACAGGGTCACCACCGGCCGGTGCCGGTCGAGCGGGCCGTCGGTGAGATCCGCGAACGAGCGGATCAGCGGCCCGTGCGGGATGCTCACGCGCCGGCCTCCCCCACCGAAGGCACCGAACGCACCGAACGCACCGAACGCACCGAACCCACGGAGCCCACCGAAGGCATCGAATCCACCGAACCCAGCGACCGCAGCTCCGCGGTGAAGGCCCGCGGGGTCGGTTCGTGGAGCAGGGCCGCGAGCGGGATGCCGAGGCCGAGCAGGTCGCGCAGCGTCTCGACCACCCGGACGACCGTGAACGAGTCGCCGCCCAAGTCGAAGAAGTCGTCGTCGGGGCCGACGGCGTCGACCGCGAGGACGTCCCGCCACACCGCCATGACCAGCGCGTCCAGCTCGCCCGGCGCGGGGACGGCCGCGCGCGGGGCGGTGGCGGCCGCCGCCCGTTTCTCCAGGAGCGCCCGGTCCAGCTTGCCGTTGGCGGTCAGCGGCAGGGCGGCAAGGACCTCGACGGTGCGCGGCACCAGGGCGCGCGGCAGCCGGGCGCGCAGGTCCGCGCGGACCGACGGGCCCAGCTCGTCCGGCGGCGGCGCGCCGTCCGCGGCCACCACGAACAGGGCGAGGGCCTTGTCCGCGCCCGCGCCGTGCGCCACGACCGCCGCCTGCCGGACTCCCGCACACGCGACAGCCGTCGCCTCGATCTCGGCGGGCTCGATGCGGATGCCCCGGATCTTCACCTGGCGGTCGGCGCGGCCCAGGAACTCCAGTACGCCGCCGGGACCGGCGACCCGCACCAGATCGCCGGAGCGGTACAGCCGCCCGTACGGCGTGGTCACGAACCGGTCGGCGGTCAGCTCGGGCCGGTGCAGATAGCCGAGGCCCAGGCCCGCGCCGCCGATGTACAGCTCGCCGGGCCCGCCCTCGGGCACCGGCGCGCCCGACGCGTCGAGGATGTGCAGCGCGGTGCCCTGGACGGGGCCGCCGATCAGCACGTTCGCCGGGTCGGGGTCGCGCGGGCAGATCCAGTACGTGCAGTAGATCGTGCACTCGCTGGGTCCGTACAGGTTCGTCAGGATGGCGGTCGAGCGGGCGTGGAAGCGGGCCACCAGATCGGGGCTGAGGGGTTCGCCGCCGGTGAGGACCTGGCGCAGGCCGTCGTACCGCTCGTTCCGGTCGCGGGCCAGCAGGAACAGGTCCAGGAGCGAGACCACGCAGTAGAACGTGGTGATCGCGTGGTCGCGGATCAGGGCCGCCAGATAGTCGGCGTCGCGCTGCCGGCCCGGCTCGGCGACGACGATCGCGGCGCCCGCGAGCAGCGGCCAGTACGTCTCGCTGAGGTACATGTCGAAGCTGCACGCCGTGTGATGGATCATCCGGTCGCGCTCGTCCATCCGGTG is a genomic window containing:
- a CDS encoding argininosuccinate synthase-related protein, translating into MSIPHGPLIRSFADLTDGPLDRHRPVVTLFSGGLDSTYLLHRLARAGFTDVHAFSADLGAGEDADELRHTTDHLGVRLHLVDARHTFADSFVRPAIAAQAVYLDTHPVSSSLSRPLIARLALDLATELDAAAVVHTANPSQNTLRRLNGALDLLGCAVPYGSPYDLDPVDREQKARELEEIGLPHLGKRVASVDANLWCREFESGVLDDPEDHTVPEHLYTWTARPAEPPADETVEIAFARGVPTALDGRPLPLPELIEALNLRAGAHGIGRYSGLEHLPGGHKVLELREMPAAALLLRTYRHLETATLAAETVREKMHLEQVWVREALEGRWFGELRTACQEFITSCATRVTGTVRWRLSRGSAHTRAITAAAPVYVRDREAWERRSRPGPGPGPRP
- a CDS encoding amino acid adenylation domain-containing protein; the protein is MSRIDALLLERWDRDPELPALIAGQTVVTMGELKDRVLRTAAALRARGVGPGDRVVVHHERSVEFFVALLGAAFAGAAHAALDPADPLERVRATTRDCAPRIVLTDARLRERFAGIAEVLTDEECATHPAAPAPALDASPDDPVVIIYTSGSTGRPKAALISHAALAARLDALQSTHRMDERDRMIHHTACSFDMYLSETYWPLLAGAAIVVAEPGRQRDADYLAALIRDHAITTFYCVVSLLDLFLLARDRNERYDGLRQVLTGGEPLSPDLVARFHARSTAILTNLYGPSECTIYCTYWICPRDPDPANVLIGGPVQGTALHILDASGAPVPEGGPGELYIGGAGLGLGYLHRPELTADRFVTTPYGRLYRSGDLVRVAGPGGVLEFLGRADRQVKIRGIRIEPAEIEATAVACAGVRQAAVVAHGAGADKALALFVVAADGAPPPDELGPSVRADLRARLPRALVPRTVEVLAALPLTANGKLDRALLEKRAAAATAPRAAVPAPGELDALVMAVWRDVLAVDAVGPDDDFFDLGGDSFTVVRVVETLRDLLGLGIPLAALLHEPTPRAFTAELRSLGSVDSMPSVGSVGSVRSVRSVRSVPSVGEAGA